A window of Limanda limanda chromosome 4, fLimLim1.1, whole genome shotgun sequence genomic DNA:
AATGGATAGAGAGGTGGGTGGTGTGTGGGAGATTTGGCTATCTTACTCAATGACATATGCATTGTCTAACTCCATTAGTTTTTCATTGGTATTTAGCTCCAACATGTCAAACTATTGACTTTTCCAgattcttcttttattttatgcaATACACAAAATAACCTTCTGGgcctcttgtttgttttgtctgaatTACATGGACATGTAACTGGACTGCCTgatcttttgtcttttcttcatcTGTTTTTTGCATGTTGTCATTTCACTCgcatattattatttataatactactaataatacaGTTGTGCTGAGCAGCTTGTTTCGCTTTTACATTGAGTTGATATTCTCACACTGAGGATTGTAGTGAATAAAAAGCCTGTGTCGCTGTGATCCTAATGGCTGCAGGTTATCACATGTTGTGGGAACGTTGTCGGCTGCTTGTTGCTGTGACACAAACTGTCACCCCTCCACCCTCTTGTAAAGAAAGAAGCAGCCAGCGCGGGGACATTTTAATTGGAGTTTCATGTGGGCTAAACTGAGGGGAAACTGATGTAAGTTAACATTTGGTAGACTTAATTggtccttttctctccctcctcctcgaTCGGGCACTTAACGCGCCGCTGCCGAGGCTTCGCGCTAATCTCCCATTTACAATCAATTCAGTCCGCCAGACAAAAAGTCCGCCTCTCCTTTTCTTCCCTCGCCGTCTCAAACGAGCTCCTTTGTGGGCCCGTAAATTGCTTGAATCCCCGGTGATCCCCCCGGTGGCGCACGGAGATGTCCTCATGTTGTTGACGGCTGATTGGAGGGCGCGCTCCCGCGGTCCGAGCGTCTCCTCCGCGGCCTCCTGCCTCTAATCTCCCCCCGCGTGGGCGCGCCTTTAATTAAAGCTCCCGTTCGTCAATGAACGTGTTTGTGGAAGTGAAGGCGGTTGCTCAGATGCTGGAGGTGCggaagggggggaggaggaggaggaggaggaggaggaggacgagaaagGGGAAAAGTGCAGAGAAAAGGACAACCTGCTCGCCTTTAGGTTGTTTACTGCTCCGACATTGTTGTTTGTCATGTCccgcagcctgtgtgtgtttgtgtgtgtgcgttagtgtgtgagtgagtgagtgtgtgtgggaaatttgtcctctgcttttatcccatctggtgcaggacacacagagcagtgagcagccatgtagggcgcccggggagcagatgttgggggagtaaggtgccttgctcaggggcactagacagggtagggagaatagtcttttgatttttttggacagatccaggttcgtcttttgttgttattccatccaggtaaatttttgttgaaactccgtggaATTCAGCACTGACACTTTTAGGATTAAACAGTtcaattctaaaaaaaaaatacaattcacTTGCGAactaaattagattttttttaacgaATGCATACAACTTCATGCAACTTTGCAACAAAGCAAAGTTAGAAATCCAGCTTGGAATCTAGTtccaaggatttttttttggaCCAATATGTTGCGAGGCTCAGTGAACCAGCCATTTAGttaattttattaaatttgaCATTTCGATAGTTTTGCCCACATATGTTCTCCGATGCACACTGAGGAAGTAGGTGCACCAGGCATTCATCTGGCCCGGTTAGCTCTGCCAGGCTAAGCCGGTCCGACCTGGCTGAGCGCTAATTGGCTGTTAATAGAAAGAGCGCCATTTGGGTGCACGGATCTGCCTCTCGACAGAATGTGTGCAGGGATAATATTGTTCCAGGAGCCGTGCCGAGAATAACTTGTGCTCTATTAACGCAGGGGCCCAGATGAGGAGCTGCGGCCTGAGTGCTCCATTATCTCCTGTTCTGATGAGCGGCTTcggatgcacacacatacacacagacacagacacagacacacacacacacacacaccacctcctccactatCAAGCCTCCCGAGGCCGTTTATCTGGTTAATGTAATTCGCTTTCAAGGGCCCATGTTATCTCTGATCATTACGTCGGAGTCAAGTGTAAATGCGGCAGTATTAAGATCGTGTCTGTCAATAAATGGTGAAACAAAGTGGCTGCAGAGCATACACTAGAGCCAGACTGTGTCTATATGTGTGTTTCTAACAAAACTACAGAATACAACACAAGCAAAGCTCAGCACACAAGGCCTTAATATTGTGGCttgtttaaaatatatacatttgaaCATAATCATCATCTTGAAGAAAAACGCTCATCTTTGGGGCCTATAGGCTGAAAACAGGTCAACATGTCTAATAAAAGGGAAAAgtgaacacaacaaacagaacaaaaatatATCAGCCACTCAGCACAACTGCTCACAAATGTCAGCAGATCTTTTCAAACGTTGttacttttattgtttgttcaATTTGTTGTCACTGTGTATTTGATTGTTTTGTGCCCTGAGTTGTCTGTGCTCTTGTTACCTTTTTctggaaaatttgttttttcaaatgttcCTGTATTTAAACATAATCACATGCACCAGTCAGCTAAAACCCCCACACCAATAATGTCTTTAGTCAGCATACTttcatcagttttattttcaaatgccAAAAAATTGAAACAACATGGCTCAAACATTCAGTTTTCATTATAACTTATAACTTACTCATTCACATTAGCAGTTGCTTATCTGTGAAATACACAACATGGTGATGCATTCCCCGGAcaattcacattttaaatatcattttttCCATAACCTATTATTTACAGTTCCATCAAGGAGACAGACGATTGATCCCAGTTCGTAACTGAAATTCTGGACAGAAAAACTATAATATTCCTACAGTATGGGACCAGTGTTAAGTGTATATTGTTGTATCTTCATCTCTGGTCTTCATGCCCACTGTTGATAGGAGGGTCCTAAAAGTCATCAGATTAGAAAGTTTTTGTTGAGGGCTCATTTCCAATTTGATTGGACTACCCCGCCCTCTCCTTGGACTTTTCAACAGGGCCACAAGAGCCAGACATGAGTCTTTCTGAGGCCTCACAGTCCCAGGTGGGCTGTTTCCTCGGCTCAGCTCTGCAGCTGTCTGGAGGCCTCTGTGGCCGTAGAGTAGACGTTGTCATGCAGCTTCCGGATGTGTTTCTTCAGGTCAAAGTTGCGGCAGAAGCCCTTGCCGCAGGTGTTGCAGGTGAAGGGCTTCTTGTCgttgtgcgtgtgcatgtggaAGGTCAGGTTGTAGATCTGGTGGAAGGCCTTGTTGCAGATGGAGCACTTGTACTGCTTCTCTCCGCTGTGTGTGAGCTTGTGGTTCTTGTAGTTTCCTggagaattaaaaaaaggaaaataatcagTACATGCATATAAGAGGACAGGATGACTTATTACatgaagacatttatttgaatgcaGCAGTACTTGCTGTAGTTTCagcctttttattttaagtacTGCTTATTATATTGTTAAACCTATTAAATGTAATCATATGACAATAATGTCATCTTAATTTCCCGGAACCTAAAGCCATATCTTGTGCAACAGTTAAATTCCTACAgtggcaaaataaaaaaaaattaaaaaatcaaaaTCAGCCTTTTGGTATTTTAACTTATAAAAAAACTTCTGACTGATCAATTCAGCTCTAAATACAAGATACGTGTTGCGTGTGAACAATGTAAAATCTAATTATTCACACTATTGAAGTAAatcatttaattacattttcacactacatgaaaatggaaaaattacagaaaaaaatgacTCTTTCACTTCCAAAATAAATGgaataaataaagtggaaacAGAGTAGAGTGAATGCAGTTCTGCACTGACACAGACCAGCAGCTTCAATGCTGCCTCAtggaattaaaaacacacattcatcagaAATGACCTGTAGAAATGATAGAGCTACTAAGCGCCATGCAGCTTCTTATTTGTCTTGAGATCATTAAAAGATGCAGAGCAATTCTGTTTGgctttttcttaaaaaaacaaaatatgtaataataacGGAGACGATGCTGTTGTCAAGAGAAGCTGAACAACCAAGCAGCACGTCTGAATGAAACGAGCTCACTGCTGACACAACGACCGAAGATGAACAGTTTTTAATGGAGCGTTGAAGAGGACAGCGAGACCCGGTGCAGTCCTCCACTCGTCTGAGAAAGTGAGGATGAAAGAGGCCTTATTTTCCTCACTTTTCTTTTCCCCCACAAAGGTCAACAGTTCATGGTGAAGTTAGAGCCTCGTAGGTCCCTCTGCTCGGCCCCAGCCTTCGTTAATCAGGATTTTGTGTGCCGAAGTCAAGAAGTTGTCAAACTTTGTCAAAATCAAGCGCAGCGACAACGAAACAAAAAAAGGCCCGAATCCCAACTTTGCCGGGGTCTCGCAGCTGACCCAGAGCAAATGCTCCGTCTTGAAGGGAGAATTAGTCCGTGCAAAGTGACATGTCCTATTTCCACTGATCGCTTCATGCCTGCAattatttcctctttcattACACTCACAGACAAACCGAGAGCTGCAGCATATGGTCATGCGTTCAGCCCCGTTCCTATTTATTTCAACACACGACGAACTCCAGAGATTCCTTCACATGGATGTTTTCACTCTGTTCCACAGAAATGTCAGCTGCTTCGAAAAATAAATACTCGTGCCAaagtaaattaaacaaaatacgACATAAggatctgtatttttttttttttatctacacCACTAGTCAAATTATGACTATATAAATAGCAACAACATTAATGGTAAGACTCAACAAATAAATtagcaaattataaaaaataaaaaaacagaagaagagattTCTAAActgatgggggaaaaaaaaaatccagtgaCAAAAATGAGGTAAGGTGAGATGACTTTCCTCTTttaaggaaaataaaaggaCAAATtacacttaaatttgtaaacaTATTCGTtcctataaaaaaataaatatgatgatCTCTTTTTTGAGTTTTTTCTCTCGTCATAAAAATAGACAGAAGGACGCATCAACATATTAAATCAAAATTatactgttttgtctttttagaGAAGAGACCATGGCAACGAAATATTAGagttttaatgaaaataatggcATGAACTATTACGGCAACGGAACTGTGTGATTTTAATGCTGATGTGAAGAAGACATGAGTGATGGGGACTTTACCTTTCTGGTGGAAGCCTTTCCCGCAGAACTCACACACGAACGGTTTGTAGCCTGCGTGGATCCGTACGTGCGTGTTGAGCGTCGAGCTTCTGTTGAACGCTTTCCCGCACTGGTTGCATTTATGAGGCTTTTCcttcatggaaaaaaaatataataaaaataaaagttaaatatcgTTCAACGAAATGCGTTGTGTGATGTTGCAGCCGGTCGATGAGGGGTGTGCACCTGTGTGTGGATGATCTTGTGCCTGCACAGCGTGCTGGCCTGGCGGAATCCTTTGCCGCAGACTTTGCACACGAAGGGCCGGGCCCCGGTGTGCACCGGCATGTGTCTGGTCAGGTTGTAGTGCGCGTTAAAAACCTGCGGACAACACAACCCCACCGAGGTTATCATTCTGAATtattgtgacattttttttaagtgacaacaTATCAGGAAAAACTCGGTCACAATAATGTCAGTTATacgtgttatttttttcttttgacgaCAAATGTTCGTTTCAAATGCAGAAAGTTCgattcctttttttattattatttgattaaaaaaaaaagttgaatctcAATTTTTAAAATCCAACTCGTGTAAAAACTTTACCTTTCCACACACTTCACAAGTGAAGTTTTTGGGTTTCCCGTCCGCGGCGCCGCTGCCGCTGACTTTGCTGTGGGTCTTGATTCCGTTCTTCTCTGCGCTCAGGCCGTGGTTCTCCTTCACGATCTGGTCCAGCTGCCCGGGCAGATGCTCCTTGTGCGGGTACTGAGGTGTGGGCAGCTTGTCGGCCCCGACCGCTGCCAGCTTGGCGTTCTCCAGCAGCAAGAGTCTGTGGTGCGCCGACAGAGAGGCCTGTGCCTGCGGGTTGGACACCCAGTGTCCGGCCAGCAGCTCCGACTGCTGGTACGCTGAGTCCAGGTAGTTGAGATAGTAGAGGGAGCCGCCGCTGGGCACGGCCACGGCCTGGTGGACGACCTGCGGCTTCACCACCCGGCTTCCCGGCGTCAGCAGCGGCTGCTTCACACTCGCCTCCGCTTTGCAGCACATGCCGCAGCTCCCTTTGCACGGAGCGGCACCGCAAAAAGTTCCCCTGAAACTGGCTCTCCACAGCTCGGAGTAGTTCATCAGCGCCTTGGCCTGGAGGTCATAGCTGAAGGGCTGCAGCGGGATCATGCAGGGGATCGGGCAGCAGAGACCGAGCAGCTTCTTGCCCTCTGCCCGCTCCTCCGCGCTCCCCTTCGGCTCCGAACTCTTGGACATGATCCGGTCTATGGAGAAGGCCAGCGACTTGGGAGCCGCGGACGGTCCGGTCCTCCCGCAGGACATCACCGTCTCCAGCGAGGCAGAACTtgccatgttgttgttgttgttttcgtgttttgtttgcagcagcagcagagcagaaccTTGGTGGTGTGAGCAACAACTGGTGAAGTCCGAGCCGCTCCTGCAGCTGCCCCAGCGCGTCCTTTCACTCTCCTGAGCTCCCAGCAGAGaagacaggaggacacatca
This region includes:
- the fezf2 gene encoding fez family zinc finger protein 2, with product MASSASLETVMSCGRTGPSAAPKSLAFSIDRIMSKSSEPKGSAEERAEGKKLLGLCCPIPCMIPLQPFSYDLQAKALMNYSELWRASFRGTFCGAAPCKGSCGMCCKAEASVKQPLLTPGSRVVKPQVVHQAVAVPSGGSLYYLNYLDSAYQQSELLAGHWVSNPQAQASLSAHHRLLLLENAKLAAVGADKLPTPQYPHKEHLPGQLDQIVKENHGLSAEKNGIKTHSKVSGSGAADGKPKNFTCEVCGKVFNAHYNLTRHMPVHTGARPFVCKVCGKGFRQASTLCRHKIIHTQEKPHKCNQCGKAFNRSSTLNTHVRIHAGYKPFVCEFCGKGFHQKGNYKNHKLTHSGEKQYKCSICNKAFHQIYNLTFHMHTHNDKKPFTCNTCGKGFCRNFDLKKHIRKLHDNVYSTATEASRQLQS